A genome region from Pirellulales bacterium includes the following:
- a CDS encoding glycoside hydrolase translates to MQPRAWSLYLLLCLSQSARADEPVGQPIRPLADQYVTVFESPSPKDVFCYTPGICRLASGRLVVTFDLGGKGAANLPGPKSDRCTEGGAWQGHIMTSDDGGKTWAPRAQFAGMHARPFVAGNAVYVIGHTTDLFVLRSDDQGQTWSEPVFLTSGQKWHQSAANVHYARDCVYLVMERRVSDNIRGWYVGELAPVLMRGRADADLTQRANWTFASELPFGEAAPHVDGKPPFDYFGVPFFPAPLPAGSTPAPQRHCAPLGWLEANVVEFVDPDHLWHDPDGRTFHLWMRAHTGGTGYAAITKVTEAPDGQMTTSLQTVPSGRKALFVPCPGGQMRFHVLYDEPTRLYWLLSSQATDSMTRPDRLGADRFNLPNNERHRLQLHFSRNMIDWCFAGLVATGKTPRQARHYASMAIDGDDLVIVSRSGDQRAHSAHDGNLVSLHRVRKFRELVY, encoded by the coding sequence ATGCAGCCCCGCGCATGGTCGCTCTATCTTCTGTTGTGTCTGTCGCAGTCGGCGCGGGCCGACGAGCCGGTTGGTCAACCCATTCGGCCATTGGCGGATCAGTATGTCACCGTCTTCGAGTCACCCAGCCCCAAGGATGTGTTTTGCTACACCCCCGGCATCTGCCGCCTCGCTTCGGGGCGGTTGGTGGTGACGTTCGATCTCGGCGGCAAAGGCGCTGCCAACCTGCCCGGCCCCAAGAGCGATCGCTGCACCGAGGGAGGCGCCTGGCAAGGGCACATCATGACCAGCGACGACGGCGGCAAAACGTGGGCCCCTCGCGCCCAGTTCGCGGGCATGCACGCGCGGCCGTTCGTGGCCGGCAATGCGGTGTATGTGATTGGCCACACCACCGATTTGTTTGTGCTTCGTTCCGACGATCAGGGGCAGACCTGGAGCGAGCCCGTCTTTTTGACCAGCGGGCAGAAGTGGCATCAATCGGCGGCCAACGTCCATTACGCTCGCGATTGCGTGTATCTGGTGATGGAGCGGCGCGTGAGCGACAACATCCGCGGCTGGTACGTGGGCGAACTGGCGCCGGTGTTGATGCGCGGCCGCGCGGACGCCGACCTGACGCAGCGCGCCAACTGGACGTTTGCCAGCGAGTTGCCGTTTGGCGAGGCGGCGCCGCATGTCGATGGCAAGCCGCCGTTCGACTATTTTGGCGTGCCGTTCTTTCCGGCGCCGCTGCCGGCCGGTTCCACCCCCGCGCCCCAGCGCCACTGCGCCCCGCTGGGATGGTTGGAGGCGAACGTCGTGGAGTTCGTCGACCCCGATCATCTCTGGCACGATCCGGACGGTCGTACTTTTCATCTGTGGATGCGGGCCCACACCGGCGGCACGGGCTACGCCGCCATCACCAAAGTGACCGAAGCCCCCGATGGGCAGATGACGACCAGCCTGCAAACGGTCCCTTCGGGTCGCAAGGCGCTGTTTGTGCCGTGCCCCGGCGGGCAGATGCGATTTCATGTGCTGTACGACGAGCCGACTCGGCTCTATTGGCTGCTTAGTTCGCAGGCGACCGATTCGATGACGCGGCCCGACCGACTCGGCGCCGATCGCTTCAACCTGCCGAACAACGAGCGGCACCGATTGCAGCTTCACTTTTCGCGCAACATGATCGACTGGTGCTTTGCCGGACTGGTGGCGACCGGCAAAACGCCGCGGCAAGCGCGGCACTACGCCAGCATGGCGATCGATGGCGACGATCTGGTGATTGTCAGCCGCTCGGGCGACCAGCGGGCGCACAGCGCGCACGACGGCAACCTAGTCAGCCTGCACCGCGTGCGCAAGTTTCGCGAGCTTGTTTATTAG
- a CDS encoding DUF1080 domain-containing protein, with protein sequence MISIRPFALCVGLALVGFSAALAADNELTAEEKAAGWKLLFNGKDHEGWICNTQKPIATPVEDGCLVPFKSGGYIIMYDKQKFGDFTLKCDVKMGDDQCNSGIFYRVGAPRNPVYSGFEAQVENSKEPGLHSFGAIYDLVAPTQQTHKGPGEWNHVELTCKGPLMSVKVNGEEITTMNCDDFPERGKRPDGSRHKFFSAIKEMPREGYIGFQDHGHPVYFKNVKILELKPQ encoded by the coding sequence ATGATCTCTATTCGTCCTTTTGCGCTATGTGTCGGACTCGCGCTAGTTGGCTTTAGCGCCGCGCTTGCCGCGGACAATGAGTTGACCGCGGAAGAAAAGGCCGCCGGCTGGAAGTTGCTCTTCAACGGCAAGGACCATGAGGGCTGGATCTGCAACACGCAAAAACCGATCGCCACGCCGGTCGAAGATGGCTGCCTGGTGCCGTTCAAGTCGGGGGGCTACATCATCATGTACGACAAGCAGAAGTTCGGCGACTTCACCTTGAAGTGCGACGTCAAGATGGGGGACGACCAGTGCAACTCGGGCATCTTCTATCGCGTGGGCGCGCCGCGCAACCCGGTCTATAGCGGGTTTGAGGCTCAGGTGGAGAACAGCAAAGAGCCGGGGCTGCACTCGTTTGGCGCGATCTACGATCTTGTCGCGCCGACCCAGCAAACCCACAAGGGGCCCGGCGAGTGGAACCATGTGGAGCTCACCTGCAAGGGCCCCCTGATGAGCGTGAAGGTGAATGGCGAGGAAATCACCACAATGAACTGCGACGATTTCCCCGAGCGTGGCAAGCGGCCCGATGGATCACGTCACAAGTTCTTCTCCGCCATTAAGGAGATGCCGCGCGAAGGGTACATCGGCTTTCAGGACCACGGCCATCCGGTGTACTTCAAGAACGTGAAGATTTTGGAGTTGAAGCCCCAGTAG
- a CDS encoding transglutaminase-like domain-containing protein gives MNVTHGEYLRPTWFVDSDHPAIVDFARRTAGEGGDTERALRLFYAIRDGVRYTAYGIALDRDSFRASNTLAQGRGWCVTKSCLLAATARAVGIPCRLGYANVRNHLSTRRLTEMMGTDVFYYHGYNEFWLDGRWVKATVAFNESLCAKARLKPLDWDGRTDSLYHPYDLDGRRHMEYLHDYGAMADLPYDAIIAKFHEAYPVLQMFKSAGDAAPRLEGDFEAEVAAEAQDANGAEAATGASTPKSSRS, from the coding sequence ATGAACGTGACCCACGGCGAATACCTGCGGCCCACCTGGTTTGTCGACTCCGACCATCCGGCGATTGTCGATTTTGCGCGGCGGACCGCAGGCGAAGGGGGCGACACCGAGCGCGCGCTACGGCTGTTTTATGCCATTCGCGACGGCGTTCGTTACACCGCCTACGGCATTGCGCTCGACCGCGACAGCTTTCGCGCCAGCAACACGCTGGCGCAGGGGCGCGGTTGGTGCGTCACCAAGTCGTGCCTCTTGGCGGCGACCGCTCGCGCGGTTGGCATTCCGTGCCGACTGGGCTACGCCAATGTGCGCAATCACCTCTCCACGCGACGCCTGACCGAGATGATGGGGACCGACGTCTTTTACTACCACGGCTACAACGAGTTTTGGCTCGACGGTCGCTGGGTCAAGGCGACGGTGGCGTTCAACGAAAGTCTGTGCGCCAAGGCGCGGCTCAAGCCGCTCGATTGGGATGGCCGCACCGATTCGCTCTATCATCCCTACGATCTCGACGGCCGCCGACACATGGAGTATCTGCACGACTACGGCGCCATGGCCGACCTGCCATACGACGCGATCATCGCCAAGTTCCACGAGGCCTATCCCGTGCTCCAGATGTTCAAAAGCGCGGGGGACGCGGCGCCGCGATTGGAAGGCGATTTTGAGGCCGAGGTGGCCGCCGAGGCCCAGGACGCCAATGGCGCCGAGGCTGCTACTGGGGCTTCAACTCCAAAATCTTCACGTTCTTGA